Proteins found in one Stanieria cyanosphaera PCC 7437 genomic segment:
- a CDS encoding bifunctional serine/threonine-protein kinase/formylglycine-generating enzyme family protein: MVWGKGKQLNNGKFVVVGEKPLGSGGFGITYKVARTRDRQLFVIKTLNDIARNKRNFRQIKDDFLNEAHTLAGFKQPNIVKIYPKGFTEEIEEKNELWCMVMEFIEGQNLEEYFEENKEISEIDAIALITRVGEALTYIHQNRYVHRDIKPSNIMLRNCNLSSPVLIDFGLAREFDPEQSLTMDSKLTEHFAPLEQYDLDSFVKHLNLDRNQYRVGAWTDVYALAATLYRLLTGDLPMTAPIRKLSPNNFKPPQQLNPKISDRTNAAILKGMAIEPSDRPQTVQEWLDLLSGKYLQNGLYRIERDIKKDCLGEEEAYNPNVANNLVFRATETKTNTLVVIKTVDSNNQNSSQVEKANFCLKNEAQLLKRLKDKHLNIVRYRDSFEEYGVFYLVTDFIEGENLYRLVKNQGKLSQTKAIEYIKQIAKEIITCHKNNIYHRDIHPSNIVISSLDDTAILIDFKVAANFALSGNPFYQPPKASIVRKNLNTDLYSLAATLYYLVTGYPKKHQKSLGHSWFYYCHRDKRRKLEPPNKFNPDLEDYLNTAIIKGMKFEESNRLLSMQQWLNLLNPPVPPVPEQNPPNIKLTRRKWLKWAGFGTLGVLGTSGLCLYKYLQSEDRDKPIDISVLDSYLIKNPSSEINSYPSSNLSNQALKEFEFDVITVNDKGEEISQKKKIAQYFTKEIGKIKVKNFYYNPQQEKEKQSLSLTDEFWKQPKLEYFTENISIDMVYIPGGDFTIGSPQTEKGSKEDERPQQKIKISGFYMGKYPVTKKQWNAVVQLPKVEKDLKPVSIVNFDYLNFYFFKLSSSITNVSWYDAVEFCARLSKHTGRKFRLPTEAEWEYACRAGTTTPFCFGETLTPELANYDSSKTYAKEPRQDKKDISNIFASYPPNAFGLYEMHGNVWEWCADNYHDNYENIPKDGSAWTNSTNNNANNWFFVFNKIVRGGSNKTEPELCRSASRFYRSSAYFSNQSGYDDVGFRCVAEFD, from the coding sequence ATGGTTTGGGGAAAAGGCAAACAACTCAATAACGGCAAATTTGTTGTTGTCGGTGAAAAACCTTTAGGTAGCGGTGGTTTTGGTATTACATATAAAGTAGCTAGAACTCGCGATCGCCAATTATTTGTCATTAAAACACTTAACGACATAGCCCGAAATAAAAGGAACTTTCGTCAAATAAAAGATGATTTTCTTAATGAAGCCCATACATTGGCTGGTTTCAAGCAGCCTAATATTGTCAAAATTTACCCCAAAGGATTCACTGAAGAGATAGAAGAAAAAAATGAACTCTGGTGTATGGTGATGGAGTTCATCGAAGGGCAGAACTTAGAAGAGTATTTTGAAGAAAACAAAGAAATATCGGAAATTGATGCGATCGCTCTAATTACCAGAGTAGGAGAAGCTTTAACTTATATTCACCAAAATAGGTACGTACATCGTGACATCAAGCCTAGCAATATCATGTTGCGTAACTGCAATCTATCATCTCCAGTGTTAATTGACTTTGGTTTAGCTAGAGAGTTCGATCCCGAACAGTCTTTGACAATGGATAGTAAGTTAACAGAACACTTTGCTCCTTTAGAGCAATACGATTTAGATTCTTTTGTCAAACATCTTAATCTAGATAGAAATCAGTACAGAGTCGGTGCTTGGACTGATGTTTATGCTTTAGCAGCAACCCTATACAGGTTGCTAACGGGTGATTTGCCCATGACTGCTCCAATAAGGAAACTAAGTCCAAATAATTTTAAACCTCCACAGCAACTTAATCCCAAGATTAGCGATCGCACTAATGCAGCTATTCTTAAAGGAATGGCGATTGAACCAAGCGATCGCCCTCAAACGGTACAAGAATGGTTAGATTTATTATCGGGAAAATATCTGCAAAATGGTTTGTATCGTATTGAGCGAGATATTAAGAAAGACTGTTTGGGTGAAGAAGAAGCTTATAATCCTAACGTTGCTAATAATCTTGTTTTTCGAGCCACAGAAACTAAAACAAATACTCTGGTGGTAATTAAAACAGTCGATTCAAACAATCAAAATTCTTCTCAGGTAGAAAAAGCGAATTTTTGTTTAAAAAATGAAGCTCAATTATTAAAACGACTAAAAGATAAACATCTTAATATTGTCCGTTATCGAGATTCCTTTGAAGAATACGGAGTCTTTTATTTAGTAACGGATTTTATTGAGGGAGAGAATTTATATAGATTAGTAAAAAATCAAGGTAAGCTTTCGCAAACAAAAGCTATTGAATATATCAAACAAATTGCTAAGGAAATAATTACCTGTCATAAAAACAACATTTATCATCGAGATATTCATCCCAGTAATATAGTTATTAGTTCTTTAGATGATACAGCTATCTTAATAGACTTCAAGGTAGCTGCAAATTTCGCTCTATCTGGTAATCCTTTTTACCAGCCACCAAAAGCCTCAATAGTAAGAAAAAATTTAAATACAGATTTATATTCTTTGGCTGCTACTCTATATTATCTAGTTACGGGATATCCCAAAAAACATCAAAAATCTTTAGGTCATAGCTGGTTTTATTATTGTCATAGAGACAAGAGACGAAAATTAGAACCACCAAATAAGTTTAATCCCGATCTTGAGGATTATCTTAATACAGCTATTATTAAAGGCATGAAGTTTGAAGAGAGCAATCGCCTGCTTTCCATGCAGCAATGGCTAAACTTATTAAATCCTCCTGTGCCACCAGTACCAGAACAAAATCCACCAAATATTAAGTTAACGCGAAGAAAATGGCTTAAATGGGCTGGTTTTGGCACTTTGGGTGTACTAGGAACAAGTGGACTTTGTTTATATAAATATTTGCAGTCAGAAGATCGAGATAAACCTATCGATATTTCTGTACTAGATTCTTATCTAATAAAAAATCCTTCTTCAGAAATTAACTCTTATCCCTCATCCAATCTTTCTAACCAAGCCTTAAAAGAATTTGAGTTTGATGTTATTACCGTAAATGATAAAGGCGAAGAAATTTCTCAGAAGAAAAAAATAGCTCAATATTTTACAAAAGAAATTGGAAAAATCAAAGTTAAAAACTTCTATTATAATCCTCAACAAGAGAAAGAAAAGCAATCATTATCATTAACTGATGAATTCTGGAAGCAGCCAAAACTTGAATATTTTACTGAAAATATTAGTATAGATATGGTTTATATTCCTGGTGGTGATTTTACAATAGGTTCTCCTCAAACTGAAAAAGGAAGTAAAGAAGACGAAAGACCACAACAAAAAATTAAAATCTCTGGATTTTACATGGGTAAATATCCAGTGACTAAAAAACAATGGAACGCAGTAGTACAACTACCCAAAGTAGAGAAAGATTTAAAGCCTGTTTCTATTGTAAATTTTGATTATTTGAATTTCTATTTTTTTAAACTTAGTAGTAGTATAACCAACGTTTCTTGGTATGATGCAGTTGAATTTTGCGCCAGATTATCAAAGCATACTGGAAGAAAATTTAGATTACCAACAGAGGCAGAATGGGAGTACGCTTGTCGGGCTGGAACGACTACACCCTTTTGTTTTGGTGAAACTCTAACTCCAGAGCTAGCTAACTATGATAGCAGTAAAACTTATGCTAAGGAGCCAAGACAAGATAAGAAAGATATTTCAAATATTTTTGCTTCTTATCCTCCTAATGCTTTTGGCTTGTATGAGATGCACGGTAATGTTTGGGAATGGTGTGCTGATAACTATCATGATAATTATGAAAATATTCCTAAAGATGGTAGTGCTTGGACAAATTCGACAAACAATAATGCAAATAACTGGTTTTTTGTATTTAATAAAATTGTGCGTGGAGGTAGCAACAAGACAGAACCTGAGCTTTGTCGTTCTGCTAGTCGCTTTTATAGATCATCTGCTTATTTTTCAAATCAATCGGGCTATGATGATGTTGGTTTTCGATGCGTAGCAGAATTTGACTAG
- a CDS encoding protein kinase domain-containing protein gives MPSKVTLKLAEGKLNQKQFTFDSRTACIIGRAEDCNIQIPNDKHHSRISRYHCLLDINPPEIRIRDFGSRNGTIVNGECIGKREENQTPEEAAKLNLREHDLQDGDRIQLDRTVFVVAIESESKVSPICSPTFHIPLVADVPSQIKFNLDDNLGSLKGYTKIKLLGKGGFGEVYLARKDVTGELVALKLMLPQVAVMPTMKERFLREARNTKLLNHPNLVKLEDYCFTDGIFFFTMEFCDRGSVIDLMKKRGGKLSTEEATDIILQVLDGLHYAHTEKGIVHRDIKPGNIFLTVEERKLVAKLGDYGLAKAFDLAGLSGLSITGKEMGTPKFMPRQQVLDFKYSQPDVDVWAVAATLYCMLTLECPRNFEGIEPWFAILTRQPIPIRKRDASIPKPLAELIDLALMDKSELHFKSAIAFKNALLSVI, from the coding sequence ATGCCGTCCAAAGTTACTCTCAAGCTCGCCGAAGGCAAACTAAACCAAAAACAGTTTACATTTGATTCTCGTACTGCTTGTATTATTGGCAGGGCAGAGGATTGTAATATACAAATACCTAACGATAAGCATCATTCTCGAATTTCTCGCTATCATTGTTTATTAGATATCAATCCTCCTGAGATTCGCATTCGTGATTTTGGCAGTCGTAACGGAACTATTGTCAATGGTGAGTGTATTGGTAAGCGAGAAGAAAATCAAACTCCAGAAGAAGCTGCAAAATTGAATTTAAGAGAACACGATCTTCAAGATGGCGATCGCATTCAGCTAGATCGTACAGTATTTGTGGTAGCAATCGAATCAGAGTCAAAAGTCTCGCCGATCTGTTCTCCAACTTTTCACATACCATTAGTAGCAGATGTACCTTCTCAAATAAAATTTAATTTAGACGATAACCTAGGTTCTCTCAAGGGCTATACCAAAATAAAACTATTGGGCAAAGGAGGTTTTGGTGAGGTATATCTAGCCCGTAAAGATGTTACAGGGGAATTGGTAGCCCTGAAATTAATGCTTCCTCAAGTAGCCGTTATGCCCACCATGAAAGAAAGGTTTTTGAGAGAAGCCAGAAACACTAAGCTTTTAAACCATCCCAATCTAGTTAAACTCGAAGACTATTGTTTTACCGATGGTATATTTTTCTTCACGATGGAATTTTGTGACAGGGGTTCGGTAATCGATCTGATGAAAAAGCGTGGGGGAAAATTATCGACCGAAGAAGCAACAGATATTATCTTGCAAGTATTGGATGGTTTACACTATGCCCATACAGAAAAAGGTATAGTTCACCGCGATATCAAACCTGGAAACATATTTTTGACGGTTGAAGAGAGAAAACTTGTTGCCAAATTGGGAGATTACGGATTAGCCAAAGCTTTCGATCTGGCGGGTTTAAGCGGACTATCTATAACTGGCAAAGAAATGGGTACGCCTAAATTTATGCCCCGTCAACAAGTTTTAGATTTCAAATACTCTCAACCCGATGTGGATGTTTGGGCTGTGGCTGCAACACTTTATTGTATGCTGACCTTAGAATGTCCGAGAAATTTTGAGGGGATCGAACCTTGGTTTGCTATTTTAACCAGACAGCCTATTCCCATTAGAAAACGAGATGCTTCTATTCCCAAACCTTTAGCAGAATTAATTGATTTGGCTTTAATGGATAAATCCGAATTACATTTCAAAAGTGCGATTGCGTTTAAAAATGCTTTGTTAAGTGTAATTTAG
- a CDS encoding recombinase family protein translates to MGRDTANTIDLIKEFYSLGIAVRFLNEDISTEGTMAKMVVTILSAVAEADNSNYCSKSFKHYFR, encoded by the coding sequence ATGGGCAGAGATACCGCCAATACGATCGACCTGATTAAAGAGTTCTATAGTTTGGGGATAGCTGTCCGTTTCCTCAATGAGGATATCAGCACCGAAGGCACAATGGCAAAAATGGTGGTAACTATATTATCTGCTGTGGCTGAAGCAGACAATTCAAACTACTGTTCCAAGAGTTTTAAGCATTACTTTAGATAG
- a CDS encoding DUF1822 family protein, with the protein MNDNYFSAVNSREITSQSNYCFASTKEFPLFSIYPFRQLEIAGQIYLLSIIPQNDAWRFQLQNKTASGLIPGGFKLRVLTETGDSFPQNEAVARKAVDRLYVDVHLVTGSALTWEIEPIPEGYQREILIF; encoded by the coding sequence ATGAACGATAATTACTTTTCTGCTGTTAATTCCAGAGAGATTACTTCTCAATCTAACTATTGCTTTGCATCTACCAAAGAGTTTCCCTTGTTTTCGATCTATCCTTTCCGTCAGCTAGAAATAGCAGGACAAATATACTTGTTGAGTATTATTCCTCAAAATGATGCTTGGCGGTTTCAACTACAAAATAAAACCGCTTCGGGTTTGATTCCTGGGGGGTTTAAGTTGAGGGTGCTGACGGAAACGGGAGACTCTTTTCCTCAAAATGAAGCTGTAGCGAGAAAAGCTGTAGACAGGCTTTATGTGGATGTGCATTTGGTGACAGGTTCGGCTTTGACTTGGGAAATCGAGCCGATTCCCGAAGGCTATCAAAGAGAAATCTTAATTTTTTAG